The Flavobacterium branchiarum genome contains a region encoding:
- a CDS encoding 5-fold beta-flower protein, which translates to KSDGTVQDRNHSTIGYIKSDGKVEDRNHSTIVTLEVKNKEWAAVVYFFFKFE; encoded by the coding sequence AAAAAGCGATGGAACTGTACAGGATAGAAATCATTCAACTATTGGCTACATAAAAAGTGATGGTAAAGTCGAAGATCGCAATCACAGTACAATTGTTACGCTCGAGGTAAAAAATAAAGAATGGGCTGCTGTAGTTTATTTCTTTTTCAAGTTTGAGTAA